A genomic window from Silene latifolia isolate original U9 population chromosome Y, ASM4854445v1, whole genome shotgun sequence includes:
- the LOC141633502 gene encoding uncharacterized protein LOC141633502, translating to MNILWKSSSWRWIVTKTRDSKPFFFTFAMVCGVIPGIVGYGVMQVTSSSNEKLEAHLRRNSRPDTRMMGQVNKERLAEYLTELKEKKDTNDRYVAALKGETLTRKPYVRIQPIPNQNSSEPAK from the exons ATGAATATATTGTGGAAGAGCTCGTCATGGAGGTGGATAGTCACCAAAACTCGAGATTCAAAGCCCTTTTTCTTCACCTTTGCCATGGTTTGCGGTGTTATTCCTGGTATTGTCGGCTATGGTGTCATGCAAGTCACTAGTTCCAGCAATGAAAAGCTTGAAGCTCATCTTCGTCGTAACTCTCGCCCCGATACCCGG ATGATGGGACAAGTGAACAAAGAGAGGTTAGCTGAGTATCTGACTGAACTGAAGGAGAAGAAAGACACAAACGACAGATATGTGGCTGCTTTGAAAGGTGAAACATTGACCCGAAAACCATATGTGAGGATTCAACCTATCCCTAACCAAAATTCCTCGGAACCTGCCAAGTAA